The following are encoded in a window of Podospora pseudoanserina strain CBS 124.78 chromosome 6, whole genome shotgun sequence genomic DNA:
- the DBR1 gene encoding lariat debranching enzyme (BUSCO:EOG09262LI4; EggNog:ENOG503NU5D; COG:A), with protein sequence MNRQLALPAAHWAPRQSLFPFGVTRLQIRLKSSKCKSKQKNSKMSDKSLRVAIEGCGHGTLNAIYSTITASCKERSWDGVDVLIIGGDFQAIRNADDLTVMSIPAKYRELGDFPDYYSGKRKAPYLTIFVAGNHEAASHLAELHYGGWVAPNIYYMGAANILRLGPIRIAGMSGIWKGHDYRKPHHERLPFNQSDTKSFYHVREIDVRKLLQVRTQVDIGISHDWPRGIEKHGDANRLWKMKPDFQRESHDGSLGNPAADYVLNRLRPPYWFSAHLHCKYSAIKKFDPPTSEPQPSASATLLESATVPPAVPAHNSDEIDLDLEEEETPAAPAQNPDEIDLDLDEEETPVGPSTSSAPITTTSSKPQSEEQQTDALRSLLPSTFSKPNPQIQTTPGQPVPQTITNTTTRFLALDKCLPGRAFLQLMEIPSPTTITRPVKLAYDKEWLSILRAFHPPIKSTFGIRGAPVPEDKGEEYYLGLIRENEEWVEENLVKKGKMEVPEDFEVTAPVMEGGWERGREVQPREYTNPQMARFCELLGVENYWDASEEEREGRRVKGLMRMSLVEGLGVGEVVGGVIEGGEEVVVGIGKRGGGGGGYRGGGRGGGGGYRGRGGGQF encoded by the exons atgAACCGTCAACTTGCTCTTCCCGCTGCACATTGGGCGCCAAGGCAATCGTTATTTCCATTTGGTGTCACTCGATTGCAAATTCGTCTCAAGTCTTCAAAGTGTAAATCCAAACAGAAGAATAGCAAGATGAGCGACAAGTCGCTTCGCGTGGCCATTGAAGGCTGT GGTCATGGCACCCTCAACGCAATCTATTCTACCATCACGGCCTCATGTAAAGAGCGCAGCTGGGATGGCGTCGATGTCCTTATCATCGGCGGTGACTTTCAGGCCATCCGCAACGCCGATGACCTGACGGTCATGTCCATCCCGGCCAAGTATCGCGAACTGGGTGACTTCCCTGACTATTACAGTGGGAAAAGAAAGGCCCCCTATCTCACCATCTTTGTTGCTGGCAACCACGAAGCAGCATCTCATCTGGCAGAGCTGCATTATGGTGGGTGGGTCGCCCCAAATATCTACTATATGGGCGCCGCCAACATTCTTCGACTGGGACCCATTCGAATCGCTGGCATGAGTGGCATCTGGAAGGGCCACGACTATCGCAAACCCCATCATGAGCGTCTCCCCTTCAACCAGAGCGATACCAAGTCTTTCTATCACGTTCGCGAGATCGACGTTCGAAAGCTGTTGCAGGTGCGAACACAGGTGGATATTGGCATCAGCCACGACTGGCCGCGAGGGATCGAGAAGCATGGTGACGCCAACCGGCTCTGGAAGATGAAGCCCGATTTTCAGAGGGAGTCACACGATGGGTCGTTGGGAAACCCGGCTGCGGATTATGTCCTGAACCGCCTCCGGCCACCGTACTGGTTCTCTGCTCACTTGCATTGCAAGTATTCTGCCATTAAAAAGTTCGATCCTCCTACCTCAGAGCCTCAACCATCTGCATCAGCAACACTTCTGGAATCAGCCACGGTCCCGCCAGCTGTCCCTGCGCATAACTCGGATGAgatcgacctcgacctcgaagaggaagaaactCCAGCCGCTCCCGCACAGAACCCCGATGAAATCGACCTTGacctcgacgaggaagaaacCCCTGTTGGTCCATCCACCAGCTCAGCCCCtattaccaccacctcatccaagCCCCAATCTGAAGAGCAACAAACCGACgccctccgctccctcctcccatccaccttTTCCAAACCTAACCCCCAAATCCAGACCACCCCCGGCCAACCCGTCCCCCAAACTAtaaccaacaccacaacccGCTTCCTGGCTCTAGACAAGTGCCTCCCCGGCCGAGCCTTCCTCCAACTAATGGagatcccctcccccaccaccatcacccgcccAGTGAAGCTAGCCTACGACAAGGAATGGCTCTCCATCCTCCGGGCCTTCCACCCGCCGATCAAATCCACTTTTGGCATCCGCGGTGCCCCGGTCCCGGAGGACAAAGGGGAGGAGTACTACCTTGGTTTGATCAGGGAGAATGAggagtgggtggaggagaatttggtgaagaaggggaagatggaggtCCCGGAGGATTTTGAGGTGACGgcgccggtgatggaggggggttgggaacgGGGACGGGAGGTTCAGCCTAGGGAGTATACTAATCCGCAGATGGCAAGGTTTTGTGAgctgttgggggtggagaaTTATTGGGATGcaagtgaggaggagagggaggggaggagggtgaagggcctgatgaggatgagtttggtggaggggttaggggtgggagaggtggtggg gggggttatagagggcggggaggaggtggtggtgggtatagggaagaggggtggaggcggtggtgggtatagaggaggtggaaggggtggtggtggtggttatcgAGGCAGAGGGGGCGGTCAGTTTTAG
- a CDS encoding hypothetical protein (COG:S; EggNog:ENOG503P1ZU), with protein MFDTFTYRFLHFRRPTLTPSSLPSLPQGIERFFVDTPGGQIEVLHGKPSKQARHGATPLFFVHGGMGGAWVWLEYLSFFASRGIPCYAVSMRGHGSSWHPSYLRMVYFTTKRMLADDVVAGIRWVQKRHDGREVVYIGHSSGGGLGQYILSAPEFDHVKVKGLVLAGAVPGFGSLGVYINWWRLDPWFSFRMIFHGWHPNSPLSHPVLTRRVFFGEQLPGSYLMKFQQRASRYESFLWPLGMMSRFVKPENLLPRITSWGANKGQGIMVLGGEIDKIMTIPVMEKLANTYRESYTGLVAQKKIEGDDRDGIKKLLGDGGRDTVGQGVRCCYVPGAAHHLQNDVTWEIGAQKLLAFYEQL; from the exons ATGTTCGATACTTTCACCTATCGCTTCCTCCACTTCCGTCgcccaaccctaaccccctcttccctcccttctctcccccagGGCATTGAGCGCTTCTTCGTTGACACGCCGGGGGGACAGATCGAAGTCCTCCACGGTAAACCCTCCAAACAGGCTCGCCATGGAGCTACCCCGCTATTCTTCGTCCACGGTGGGATGGGCGGTGCCTGGGTCTGGCTAGAGtacctctccttctttgcCTCGCGCGGCATCCCCTGCTATGCTGTCTCTATGCGCGGCCATGGCAGCAGCTGGCACCCTTCCTACCTCCGAATGGTCTACTTCACCACAAAACGCATGCTGGCCGACGACGTGGTGGCAGGCATCAGGTGGGTGCAGAAGCGGCATGACggaagggaggtggtgtaTATAGGCCACTCGAGCGGGGGCGGGCTGGGACAGTACATCCTCTCAGCACCAGAGTTTGACCACGTCAAAGTAAAAGGACTAGTACTCGCGGGAGCTGTACCCGGGTTTGGTTC CCTGGGAGTCTACATCAACTGGTGGCGTCTTGATCCCTGGTTCAGCTTCCGGATGATCTTCCATGGGTGGCACCCAAATTCGCCGCTCTCCCACCCTGTTCTGACACGCAGAGTCTTCTTCGGCGAGCAGCTTCCGGGTTCTTACCTGATGAAGTTCCAGCAACGAGCCAGCAGGTATGAGAGCTTCCTGTGGCCTTTGGGTATGATGAGCCGGTTCGTCAAACCCGAGAATCTGCTGCCTCGAATCACAAGCTGGGGGGCAAATAAAGGACAGGGAATCATGGTACTGGGCGGTGAGATTGACAAGATCATGACGATTCCGGTCATGGAGAAGCTTGCAAACACCTACCGGGAGAGCTATACCGGCCTCGTTGCCCAAAAGAAGATCGAGGGAGACGATAGAGACGGCATCAAGAAGCtccttggagatgggggaagGGACACCGTTGGTCAAGGGGTAAGATGCTGCTATGTACCCGGGGCCGCGCATCACCTCCAGAATGATGTCACTTGGGAGATTGGAGCTCAAAAGCTGCTGGCCTTTTATGAGCAGCTGTAA
- the ELC1 gene encoding elongin C (EggNog:ENOG503P56T; COG:K; BUSCO:EOG09265QTV) codes for MSDSKYITLISYDGFEFVVLREAALVSETIGAMLRGPFREAQTGRCEFGEIRGPVLEKVVEYFHYHYANRNQTDVPDMDIPVDICLELLMAADFLGLDSKPQMRDIS; via the exons ATGTCCGACAGCAAGTACATCACGCTCATCTCATACGATGGCTTCGAGTTTGTCGTCCTGCGGGAGGCTGCTCTGGTTAGTGAAACCATAGGAGCCATGCTGAGGGGCCCTTTCAGAGAGGCGCAAACTGGTCGCTGTGAGTTTGGCGAGATTCG AGGTCCTGTTCTGGAAAAGGTTGTCGAGTACTTCCACTACCATTATGCGAACCGCAACCAGACCGATGTCCCAGATATGGACATCCCTGTGGACATCTGCCTCGAGCTCCTGATGGCTGCCGACTTCCTTGGATTGGATTCCAAGCCCCAGATGAGAGATATCTCTTGA
- the rho4 gene encoding RHO4 protein (COG:S; EggNog:ENOG503NW37) has translation MASSYQHRNSHYAHERHDSSASRRPTSERRDTRGTRSSDGTVSTFNSISTSSGRESAATAMTNEGPAYSKKIVVVGDGGCGKTCLLISYSQGYFPEKYVPTVFENYITYPTHPPTGKTVELALWDTAGQEEYDRLRPLSYPETDLIFVCFAIDCPNSLENVMDKWYPEVLHFCPYTPLILVGLKSDLRYKKTCIDMLKTQGLIPVTTQQGEAVAAKMGAQYMECSSKEMTGVEEIFERAILTVVANDRKTLEAEAVNGGGSVGDSSSGKKRGRSGTVSGQNIPGVGLAKKRKSKCLIM, from the exons ATGGCGTCGTCGTACCAACACCGCAACTCACACTACGCCCACGAGCGACATGACAGTAGCGCCTCGCGCAGACCAACATCCGAGAGACGAGACACGCGTGGCACCAGATCGAGCGACGGGACAGTGAGCACCTTCAACAgcatctcgacatcatcgGGCAGAGAATCAGCAGCGACCGCAATGACAAACGAAGGCCCCGCCTACTCCAAGAAAATTGTTGtcgttggcgatggtggttgcGGCAAGACTTGTCTTTTGATTAGTTACAGCCAGGGGTATTTTCCAGAG aaatatGTCCCGACCGTCTTTGAGAACTACATCACctacccaacccatcccccgACTGGTAAGACGGTAGAGCTCGCTCTGTGGGATACGGCCGGGCAGGAAGAATACGACCGCCTTCGGCCCCTGTCATATCCAGAAACCGATCTCATTTTTGTCTGCTTCGCCATCGACTGCCCAAATTCGCTAGAAAATGTCATGGACAAG TGGTATCCAGAGGTCCTTCACTTTTGCCCTTACACCCCACTCATCCTTGTCGGTCTCAAGTCGGATCTCCGCTACAAAAAGACATGCATCGACATGCTGAAAACCCAAGGCCTGATCCCCGTCACTACCCAGCAAGGAGAGGCGGTTGCCGCCAAGATGGGCGCCCAGTACATGGAATGCAGCTCAAAAGAAATGACGGGCGTGGAGGAGATCTTTGAGAGGGCGATCCTTACCGTGGTGGCCAACGACAGGAAAACGCTCGAAGCCGAGGCCGTCAACGGAGGAGGCAGCGTCGGGGATTCGTCTAGCggaaagaagagggggaggagtgggacTGTGAGCGGTCAAAATATCCCGGGAGTCGGgctggcgaagaagaggaagagcaaaTGTTTGATTATGTGA
- the DAD1 gene encoding Dolichyl-diphosphooligosaccharide-protein glycosyltransferase subunit dad1 (COG:S; EggNog:ENOG503P70A) encodes MSQRQRSHSVSGPTAAAGEGGTREKTYFELQREELISEIAMSFEHVLANINKLNRSLEAVIAVGNEFSSVEALWSTFENVMAKEEEEEGDGQEGHDEGHDEAEEEGGDEMEGVEHEGDSRYEEEESRV; translated from the exons ATGTCCCAACGGCAACGCTCCCACTCTGTCTCTGGAccaacagcggcagcaggagaagggggaacAAGGGAAAAGACATATTTTGAGCTCCAGAGGGAGGAGCTCATATCAGAGATTGCCATG AGCTTCGAGCACGTCCtagccaacatcaacaagctgAACCGCTCGCTCGAGGCCGTCATCGCCGTGGGAAATGAATTCAGCTCCGTGGAAGCGTTATGGAGCACGTTTGAGAATGTgatggccaaggaggaggaggaggagggcgatgggCAAGAAGGGCACGACGAAGGGCACGACGaagcagaggaagagggaggtgatgagatggagggggtggaacATGAGGGGGATTCGAGAtatgaggaagaggaaagtAGGGTATGA